The nucleotide sequence TCACCTCCGGGATGAAGAGCTTGAGCCAGTGCCGGATCGTCGTGTCCTCGATCCCGCCCTCCTCGCCCATCACGACGAGCGGGTGCGGCTTCATCTCGCCGTCCTTGCCCGCCTTCTTGCGAGGCATGTTCTCCGGCAGGAGGTGCGTCATGCCGCGGCGCACGACGGCCGCGTAGAGGTCCTGGAACGCCGTCATCGTGGGCGTCGTCGGCTTGATGCCGAGCACCACGAACACGTACCCCGTCTCGATCACGAAGAGCCGCGGCGGCGTGGTGATCTTGCAGGGCATCCCGCCGGTCTTCTCCTTGCGGGGCTCCTTGTCGCCTCTGTCCGCGTCGCTCTTGCCCGGCTCGGCCTCGGCCTTCGCCCTCTTCGGCGCGCGCTCGAAGAGCCACGTCGCGCGGGGATCGAAGAGGTTCGCGAGCTTGCCCGTGGGCTCGTAGGCGCGCAGGAGGCGCCCGTCGCGCACGTGGATGTTGAGGTGCGGCAGGAGCGCCGGATCGTCGATCTTCTTCGGCTTGAAGTCGCCGCGCGCGAGCAGCTTCTTCTCGTAGCCCTCGAGGTCGAACGTCCCCACGAGCCCGTCCGGGTGGCGGAACGAGACCACCAGGTAAAGCGTCGATTTCGGCCCGATCGCAGGGCCGAGCGGCGGCGGTTTGTCCGTGTCGTCAGCGGATTTCGTACGTCCTCCGCAGGTAGTCCGCGATGTCCGCCGACTCGAACATGTCCGCGCCCGTGTTCGGGTCGTGGAGGAAGGGCACCTGCATCTTGCCCGAGCGCGCGAGGAACGCCTGACGGCTCGGGCTGCCCTTCGCCACGTTGTGCAGCCGGTACGGGATCTCCAGGCTGGAGAGGACCTCCCGCACGATGCGGCAGAACGGCGAGGCCTCGAAGCTCCAGAGCTCGAGCGGCTGCTCGGGCGCGCGCGACGGCCGCGCGAACGCGCCGAACCCCGGGCGCAGCGCCGACGCCATCATCGCCGTCGCGTTCGTGAGCGGCCCGAGACGCAGGTGCAGCGGCACCTCGCCGTCGCCGTAGACGCGGAAGAGGTACGCGACGATGTCGTTCGACTCGTACATCGCGACGTCGGTGTTCGGATCGACGAGGTAGGGGAACAGGAGCTTTCCGCCGCGCGCCTCGACGACCTTGCGAAAGCGGCTCCCGCCGCGCGGGCACGGGTAGATGATCGCCTCGAGGTCGAGGATGCTGAGGGCCTCGCGGACCTTGCGGCAATACGGGCAGGCCTCGAATTCGTAGAGCTCGAGCAACTTGTCCGGACGCTCGCCGCGGTGCCCGGAACGTAAACCTCCGCCGAGGCGCGCCACGGAGGCGGCGAGCGAGGTCACGACGTCGAGGGTGCGATGCATGGTCTCCTGGTTACGTGATCCGGCGGCGGAATTGAAGTGCTGACGGCGCGCGAGCGGTCCAAGATGCGCGCTGCCGTGCGCCCCCTCGAACGTCCCGCGAGCCGCTGGCTCCTGCCCCTCTTGCTCGTCGCCATGGCCTGCTCTGGAACCAACCCTCCCCCTCCCCTTTCTCCGCCCGCCGATCCCCATCCGAGCGAGGCCTCCTCCGCGCCCGCGTCCGCGCCCGCTCGCCGCGAGCCGCCCGTGCCCACGCGGCGCGAGGATGTCGTCGAGACGCTGCACGGCGAGGAGATCCACGACCCGTATCGCTGGCTCGAGGACGGCGAGAGCGCCGAGGTGAAGGCCTGGCAAGCCGCGCAGAACGAGCGCACGGGGAAGGCCCTCTCCGCGCTGCCCGGTCGCGCCGCGCTCACGCGCCGCATCGAGTCGCTCCTGCGGATCGGCCATGTCGGCAGCCCTGCGGTCTACGGCGCGAAGAAGGGCAAAGGCCGCTACTTCTCCACGCGCCAGGCGCCCTCCGAGGATCAGCCCGTGCTCTACGTGCGCGACGGCGTCACCGGCGCGGATCACAAGCTCGTCGACCCGAACACGCTCGGCAAAGACGGGCTCGTCTCGCTCGATTTCTGGGCGCCGTCGTGGGACGGCAAGAAGCTCGCGTACGGGATCTCCTCGGGCGGCGACGAGCAGAGCACGTTGCACGTGATGGACGTCGAGACCGGCAAAGACCTGCCCGAGACCGAGGTGATCCCGCGCGCGCGTTACGCCTCCGTCGCCTGGCTGCCGGACGGGAAATCATTTTATTACACGCGATTCCCGCAGAAGGGCGACGTGCCCGACGGGGAAGAGCACTACCACCGCAAGGTCTACCTGCATCGGATCGGAGAGCCCTGGGCGAAGGACGCGCTCGTCTTCGGCGAGGGCCGCGCGATGACGGACTCGCCGAGCGTGAGCATCTCCCCGAACGGCCGCTGGCTCGTGGCCAGCGTGCACATGGGCTGGAGCCGGGTCGAGGCGTACCTCCTCGATCACAAGGCCGGGCCGAAGGCGAAGTTCGTCCCGCTCGTGGTGCCGAAGGAGAACGCGATCTACGACGTCGACGTGTACGACGATTTCCTCCTCGTCCGTACGAACGACGGCGCGCCGACGTACGAGCTCTACCGCGTCGATCCGCAGAAGCCCGCGCGCGAGCACTGGAAGAAGATCCTGCCGGCGACGAGCGACGTCTTGCAGACGGCGACCTCGATCGGCGGGCAGATCTTCGCGACGTACATCGTCGACGCGCGCTCGGTGGTGCGGCGGTTCTCGGCGACGGGTGAGCCGAAGGGCGAGATCCCGCTGCCGACGATGGGCACGACGGGCGGGGTGAGCGGCGCGTGGGACGGTCACGAGGCGTTTGTCGGTTTCACCTCGTTCGCCGTGCCGGGCACGATCTTGCGATTTGATCTCGCGACCGAGAAGGTGAACACCTGGGCCGAGATCCAGCCGCCCGTGGACGCGTCCGAGTTCGTGGTGACGCAGGAGAAGGCGCGTTCGAAGGACGGGACGATGGTGCCGTACTTCCTGGTGCACAAAAAGGGCGTGGCGCGGGACGGCAAGGCGCCGGCGGTGCTGACGGGGTATGGCGGCTTCAACATCGCGCAGATGCCGGCGTTCGCGGGCTCGCGGTACGTGATGCTGGAGCAGGGCGGCGTGCTGGCGGTGGCGAACCTGCGCGGCGGCGGCGAATACGGCGAGGCGTGGCACCGCGCGGGGATGCTGGGCGCGAAGCAAAACGTGTTCGACGATCTGTATGCGGTCGCGGAGAAGCTCGTGGCGGACGGGGTGACGTCGTCCGAGCGAATGGCGGTGATGGGCGGCTCGAACGGGGGTTTGCTCGTGGGCGCGGCGATCACGCAGCGGCCGGAGCTGTTCCGGGCGGCGGTGTGCGCGGTGCCGCTGCTCGACATGCTGCGCTACCACAAGTTCTTGATCGCGAAGCTCTGGATCCCGGAGTACGGCTCGTCGGAGGATCCTGCGCAATTCGAGTGGCTGCGCGCATATTCGCCGTACCACAACGTGAAGCCGGGGGCGGCCTACCCCGCGGTGCTCTTCGCGACGGCGGAGGGCGACAGCCGGGTGGATCCGCTACACGCGCGAAAGATGGCGGCGCTGCTGCAGGCGGAGGCGGGCGGGGACAAGCCGATCCTGCTGCGGGTCGAGGGCAAGGCCGGGCACGGGGCGGGGAAGCCGATCTCGAAGAAGATCGAGGAGGCGACGGACGTGTATTCGTTCCTGTTCTGGCAGCTCGGGATGAGGCCGCCGGGGTGACGAACCCCATCGCAGCACGAGGTAAAGTCGCGTGGGGGCCTGGTCGACGAGGCCCCCGACGGAGTCGGACCTGCCCGGGTGCGTGATCCACCACGCACTCGACGGAGTCCGAGCGGCTCAAGTGCGTCATCGACTTCGCACCTGAGGGAGTCCGAGCAGCTCGAGTGCATCATCGACTTCGCACCTGAGGGAGTCCGAGTGGCTCGGGTGCGCGGTCGACCGCACGGCCGACGGAGTCCGAGTGGCTCGGGTGTGCCGTCGACCGCGCGACCGACGGAGTCCGAGCAGCTCAATGCGGCGTCGCCGCCTTCGGCCCGACGTCATGCGCAAAAAACAGCCGCTCGTCCCCATACCGCGACGCCACGAACCCGCTCTCCAGCCAGACCTCTCCCATCGGCTCGGCCTTCGTGTCGATCTTCGCCGCGCCGCGCACGTCGAAGAGCTTGATCCCGCTCGGGACCCGGCCCAGCGAGACCCGAAAATCCCTGGCGTCCGGGCAAGCGCGCTTCACCTCTTCCGTCGGGTGGAACTCGACACGATCGGGCACGACCGCGCTCTCCACGGCCGCGCCGTCCGCGCTCATGCCCGCCAGGTGGTGCAGCGGCAGGTACACCGCGTGGAGACGTGTCCCGCCGAGCGCCTTCGCGGCCTTCTCGAACGCGCCCTGCACGAGCTTCGAATCGAGCTCCTTCGCCGGCACCGTCGCGTTGCAATAGACGCTCGAGAAGCATCGCAGGTCGCCCTTCTCGCGATAGTCGTTCGGCAGCGCCAGCAAGTTCTGCGAGGGCTTGCCGCTCACCATGAACTTCAGCGCGATCGAGGGCATAAACGCCCCTCCCCCCTTCGCGTCCGAGAATCGAAGGAGCGCGGCGCCGCCCTTCGCGAAGATGCCCGTGTACGGGTGCGGAGCCGTGATCTTCAACGTCACGCGCGCGCACGCGCCGTACGTGTGGACGAGCTTCGGTCGATCCGCGGGCAGCTCGTCGCCCGAGAGCTCGAACGAGCCGCGGTTCCATTCCGTGCTGAAGAGCTTGCGCCGACCCCACGGGCCCGGCACACGCGTCGGGAGCGCGCCCTCCGCGTACGGGTCTTCCGAGACGCGCGCCCAGAGCGCTTCGAGCTTCTCTTCAGCGCCGAGCAGCGCGTACCCATCGGGCAAGGACATCACCAGCGAGGACATGGCGGGCGAGCGTATCGAGGCCCGTCTCGCTTGCCAATTCCTTCGGCGTCGTGCTTCCTTTCGTCCCGATGACGCGGATCCCGAAACGCCTCGGCTCGCTCCTCTTCGCGCTCGTCGCCCTCGGCTGTCAGGGCAAAGCAGAGCCCCAGGCCCAGGATCCGGCCCCGCAGGCGACGGCCCCCGAGGCGACGCCCAGGCCGAAGAAGCCCACGCGGCCGGTGAAAGAGTACCCCGCGCCCGAGAGCTTCACGCTCGCGCCGCCCGCCGTGGGGCAGTGGATCCGCCTGTCCGTCGAGCCCAAAGGCGAGCCGCCTTCGCAGATGATCGTGCGTATCGTCGGCAAGGAAGACACGGCGTTCTGGTACGAAATCGAGTCGAACACGCCGAGCGGCACGAAGGTCGTCCAGCTCCTCCTGGAAGAGGGCGCGCGGAAGAAGCTCGACAAGAGCGCCGTGCGCAAGCTGCGCGTGAAGGCCGGCGACGCGCCCGCGCAGGAGTACGCAGGGCCGACGATCAACACGGCCGGCGACGTGATCGAGGAGTACGTCGGCGTCCTCGAGCTGCCGGAGCTCGACAAGGCCGAACGCGCGGACGTGAAGGTCCACGGCGGCTCGTTCAAGGGCTGCTTCGTGCAGGACGTGGAGCGCGCCGCGCTCGGCGTCACCACGAAGGCCAGGACGTTCCGCCATCCAGCCGTGCCGATCACGGGGTTCGTGAAGTCCGAGGGGACGGTCGCCGGCAAGCCCGTCCTGAAGGAGCTGCTCGAGCTACACGAGACCGGCGCGAAGAGCGCGATGGGTCTGTAAGGCGCGGGCGAGACGCGCGTTCACCCGCGAGAGGCCGCAAGAGCCCTGAGCCGAATCCAGCGCGCCGAACGTCCCAACGTGGAGCCTCCCATGAAACGCAAGCCCTGCCGCGCCACGCGGATCGTCGCTCTCGCCCTGGCCTCGTTCGCCGCCGCCATGCTCGCGTTTGGCTGCGGAGGCAGCATGCCCCCGGCCGAAGACAGCGGAACGCAGGCCCCGGGAGACGACCCCTGGGCCGCGCTGGATCAAGCCGAACAGGAGGTGCACCTCGCGCTCGGCGTGGCCCCGACGCGGATGACGGCAGGTCCGATCGACGAAGCACAAGGCGGCGCCGTCGCGCAACAAGCAGTCGAGGAGCCGACCTACGCAACGCCGCCGACCGCGCCCACGGCGTACGCGCCTCCGCCGGGCGAGGCCGTGGGAAAAACGGAGGCCGAAGCCAAACGCGCCGAGGGGCCCGCGCGCCCGGCAGACGCCGCGCCCAAGCCCGTCTCGGCCGACCCGTGTTCGACGGCGTGCCGCGCCCTCGACTCGATGGAGCGCGCCGCCACGCACCTCTGTGACCTCGCGGGCGCGGAGGCCGCCCGCTGCGCGAGCGCGAAGGATCGGCTGCGCAAGGCCGAGGAGCTCGTGCGCCAGAGGTGCCCCGGCTGCGCGGGCTGATCACGCCTACCGCACCAGCATGACCGTCGCGAAGGCCACGAGCGCCACGACGACGAACCCCAGCGCGGCGTAGACGGCCCGCCGATCCCTGGAAGCCGCCTCGATCGACGCGGCGGCGTCACGCTCGGACGACTCGGTGGCGAGCGACGCGTCGGGGCTCTCGGCCTTCTTGCGCAGGTAGTCGTCCCAGAGCACGACCTGCGAGGCGACCGAGGACGGCGGCGGCGACGCCTCGTCGGCGGCCGCGGCGAGCCCGGCCGGCAGCGGATCGGCGCGTGTCAGGTCCGCGTCGTCCGGCGGGGCCGAGTCACGCCCGAGCACCGGGAGGCCATGCGCGCCCGACGGCGGCATGCTGAGCGGCGCAGGGCGCACGGTGTCGCGCATGTCGAGCGGCACCGCGTACGCCGAGCTGTCGTCGATCATGGGCGGCGGCGCGAAGTCCGTCGGCGTCGCTTCGTCGAGATCGGCGCCGCCGTCCGTCGAGGTGATCACCGGCAAGGGCGGAGGCGCCGGCGCGATGGACGCGGGTTTTGCCTTGATCGCGGCCGCGGGCGGCAGGCCCGGCCGGTCGTCGCCGAGCAGCGGCGTGAGGGCCTCGAGCAGCGCGTCGGCGGTGGCGAACCGCTTGTCCACGTCGCGCTGCAAGCACCTGTCGACGACGGCGGCGATCTTCGGATCCGCGTCGGGCATGAGGTCCGCGAGGCCGCGGATCCGGCCGGAGAGGACCTCGGCGGCGGCGCCGTACGGGGTGAGGCCCTGGAAGACGCGGCGGCCGCTCAGCATCTCGGCGAGGACCACGCCGACGGACCAGAGGTCGGTGCGGTGATCGACGGTCTTGAGCCCGCGGACCTGCTCGGGGCTCATGTACGCGGGCGAGCCCATGGTCTTGCCGGTGGCCGTGAAGTCCGAGCCTTGCTGGAGGGTCTTGCTGACGCCGAAGTCGAGGATCTTGAGCACGGGGGCCTCGGCGCCGGGCTCCTCGTGCAGGAAGAGGTTCGAGGGCTTGAGGTCGCGGTGCATGACACGCGCCGCGTGCGCCGCCTTGAGGCCACGCGCCGTCTCGGCGGCGATCCGCAGCGCGACCGCGGGGGCGATCTTGCGCTCACGCGTGAGCTTCTCGGCCACGGTCTCGCCGCTCAGCATCTCCATCACGAGGAACGGATCACCCGCGTCGGTCTGTCCGACGTCGTAGATCTCGACCACGTTCCTGTGGACGATGCGGCCGCAGGCGCGTGCTTCGCGGAGGAGCCTGAGGCGCGCGTCCTCGGAGGTGTCGGCCCCGCGGATGAGCTTCAGCGCGACCTCGCGCTCCGTGAGCTCGTTTTGCGCAGCCCATACGACGCCCATCCCGCCCTCCCCGAGGGGGCGCACGAGGCGGTACTTTCCACCGATCCTGGTGCCGGCTTTCATGGTCGGGGTTGGCTCGCGGCCAAAGGTTACGCTCCCCGTGCGCGCCAGCCTAGAACAACCAGCCCGGAGCACCGGTTCGTCGGTGGAGGACTCCATGAGTCGGCAGAAATCATCTATAAGCGGAGGGGGTGCAGCCTGGGCCCGCGCACCCGCGCTTCCTTTGGCCCGTGGAAAGGTTCCTCGATGAAGGCCTCTCTCCTGCGAATGGCGTCGCGCTTGAGTTTCTTCGCAGTCATCGGCGTCGGGTTCGGCGCGCGTGACATGTGCCTCGGCAACGACGGCCCGCCGCCTCCCCCGCCGCCGGCGCCCGCCGACGCGGGCGAAGACGGCGCCATGAGCGAGCGGCCCGCGCTCCCCGCCGACCACGACGTCCACGCCACCTGAAGACACACCCGGCGATGCAAGGGCAAGGGCGGCTTCACAGGCTGGTCGGCTCGGTCGGCGCGATCCCGGCGCCGCCGCTCGACGCCCCGCTCGCGGGCCTCGACCACCTGCGCCGCCTCGGCCTGCGCCTGCTCGGCCCGTTCCTCTCGCGCTCGTTGCTCGTCGATCGCGAGCGCCGCGTCGCCGTCCTCGGCTCGGTCCTCATCGTCTGCGCGTTTTTCCTGGCCTCGACGCTGCCCGTGGTGATGCTCGTGCTCGGGCCGCTCGTCTGGGGCATCCCGCACGTGCTCGCCGACGTGCGTTACCTCGTGGCGCGGCCGGGCTTGCATCGAAGGCCACTCGTGCTCGCGGCGATCGGCGCGGGCATCCTCGCCGCGGGCCTCGGCTACGGCGTGCGCGGCGGCCTCGTCGGCGCGGCCCTCGCGCTCTGCGTGGCGCGTACGTCGTGGCCGCGGCGGCTCGTCGGTCTCGGCGTCGTGGGCGCGCTCTTCGTGATGGCGCAACACGCGGGCTGGCTCGCCGACCTCGCCTTCGCGCACCTGCACAACCTCGTCGCGGTCGTGATCTGGTGGGCGTGGCGGCCCCGGCAGTCGCGGCAACACGTCGCGCCGATCGTGCTGTTCGCGGCGGGGACGGCGGCGATGTTGCTCGGCGCCGCAGGGCCGCTGCTCGCGTGGAGCGGGGGCGCGGAGGCGGCGTGGACGGGGCTCGGGATGCGTTACCTCGCGTGGAGCTTGAGCCCCGATCCGACGAGCCCGCTCGCCACGCGGCTCGTGCTGCTCTACGCCTTCGCGCAGGCGACGCACTACATCGTGTGGTTGCGGCTCATGCCCGAGGACGATCGTCCGAGCAAGACGCCGCGCTCGTACCGGCAGAGCTTCCGTGCGCTCGCGGGGGACCTCGGCGGGCTCGTCCTGTGGCTCTCGGTGATCGGCGCGATCGGGCTCATCGGCTGGGCGTTCTTCGGCCCCGGCGCGGCGCGTGACGGCTACCTGCGCCTGGCCTTCTTCCACGGCCACCTCGAGCTCGCCGCGGGCGCGCTTCTCTGGGCCGAAGGCTTCCGCCCGGCGTCCGCGGCCCAGGCCTCGACCTGACGACGATGTCGACCGGGGAGGCGCTCGCCCGGTACGGCGTCGCGTTCGTCCTGACGCAGGTGATCGAGGTGCCGATCTACCAACGCGCCCTCGGCGTGCGACCACGCGTGGCGTTCGGCGCAAGCGCGATCACGCACCCGATCGTGTGGTTCGTCCTGCCCGCCGTGTGGCGGTGGATGTACGTGGCGGCGATCCAGATGGATCGGCGTTTCGTGCTGGGCGAGCTCGGGTACTACCTCGGCTACGGGGTGCTCGCGGAGGGGTTCGCCGTCGCCGTGGAGGCGGCGTACTTCTGGAGAGCGGGCATCACGGCGAAGAGGGCGTTCGGCTGGGCGCTCGTGGCGAACGCGGTGAGCTCGCTCCTGGGGCAAGCGTTGCGGGCGGGGACGGGGTGGCCTTGAGGGTGCTCGCCCGGGCGAAGATGGGTTGACACCTGCCCGGGGGCGCGATGTTGCTAGCGAACGAGCCTGGCTGAGCCCATGAAGTGACGGAAGCAGATGTACATCCGCAAGATCCTCATCGAGAACATCCGCTGCTTCGACCGGGTCGAGCTCGACCTGACGCGGCCGGATGGGTCGCTGGCCGGCTGGACGGTGCTCGCCGGGCGGAATGGGACGGGAAAGTCGACGCTGCTGAAGGCGATCGCGCTGGCCGTGGCGGGGCCGGACGTCGCGAGGAGCTTGCAGAAGAGCTTTGTCGATTGGGTCCGGACCAGCCAACGCAAGGCGCAGATCACGACGGAGCTGGAGTGCAGCGTTGGCGATTGGATCGGTGACGACGAGGCCTACCGCGACGAACGCACGCATTTCTGGACCGGGCTCTCGTGGGAGATGTCTTCAGGAGACGGCGAGCCTTTCCTCTGGACGCCACAAGACGTCGTCCTCCTCGTCCCATCCCTGTCCGAGTACCCACCCGAGCCACATCGATACCGCGGTCCCTGGGACAATAATCCCTCTGGATGGTTCATTGCGGCATACGGCCCCCTCCGCCGACTTGGTTTTCGCGACGACTACAAGCAGCCAGGGCCCCAGATGCAGGCAGGGCTTGCGAGTCTCTTCGACGAGGACGTCACGCTGGCAGAGTCGATCCACTGGCTGAAGGACATCCACGCGATCCGGCTCGATCTGCAAGATCGCGCAAGCAGGACGAGCGAAGCAGAGGCCAAAACGTTGCTCGATGACGCGCGCAAGCATGCTTTGGTTTACGAGAACGTCCTTTCGCTGCTCGATGACGGTCTTCTCCCTCCTGGCTCCTCCGTGATCTCCCTCGACATGCAGCGCGGGCTGCTGGTGAAACGAGACGGCGTCACCCTCACGCTCCGCAGCCTCAGCGATGGTTACCGAGCGGCGATCGCCCTTGTCTTCGACATCGTCCGGCAGATGTATCGTCGCTTCGGCGAAAGGCTCGACATCTCGCGCCGCGAGGTCGACGGCAAACACGTGGTTCAGGTCGCCCACCAAGGAATCGTCCTCATCGACGAGGTCGACGCTCACCTCCACGTCTCCTGGCAACAGCGGATCGGGTTCTGGCTCAAGGAGCACTTCCCGAACGTTCAGTTCATCGTCACGACGCACAGCCCCTTCGTCTGCCAGGCGGCCGATCCGAAGGGCCTCATCCGCTTGCCCGTGCCCGGCTCGGGAGAGCGCGTCGAGCACGTCTCCGAAGACCTGTACAACACGGTTGTCTACGGCGATGTCGACGACGCCGTCATGACGGCGTTGTTCGGGCTCGAGCGTGCCCACTCGGATGAGGCCGAGGCGCTACGCAGCCGCGTGGCGAAGCTCCAGGCGAAAATGATGCGTGGTCACGCAACTCCCGACGAGAAGGAGGAGATGTACCGCTTGTCGGCGCTGCTGCCGAAGACGGGGAGCTTCCTCGTCCAGCAGACGCTGCGCAAGCTGGGAGAGTCGGGGTGAGAAAGTTGCGAAGGGAGCCGCTGAGCGAACACGCGACGCGGATCCTGTGGAAACAAACCGTCAAGATCGTGGAGGCAGGTCGCTCGGCGCCCTCGCGCAGCAAGCTCGCGAAGGCTCGAAAGGACGAGGCCAGGCGGCTCTGGAGACAGAAGGCCGGAGCGACGTTCAACGAAATCCGAGCGGCGCTGAAGGAGATGGCGCCCGGCGTCGAGCGCTGCATGTACTGCGAGAGCAACGAGGGCACGGACATCGAGCACTTCTGGCCGCAGAAGCAGGCTCCCTGCCGCGCCTTCGACTGGAGCAACCTCCTGCTCGCGTGCAGCGCCTGCAACAGCAACCACAAGCGAGATCGTTTTCCGCGCAAGCACGGACAGCCGCTCCTGATCAACCCGACGGAGGACGATCCGCTGGACCACCTCGTCCTGACGCCGATCGGCAAGTTCGTTCCCCTCACGGACAAAGGAGAGAACAGCATCCCCGTGTTCGGGCTCGACCGCGGCCCTCTGGAACGAAGCCGCGTCATCGCCTGGGCCGCTGTCGATGGCTTGATCGTGCGCTACGCGAACGCTTGCAAGAGAGGCGATTTTGCGTCGGCGCTGGAGACGCAACGAGCGCTGTGCGAGTACCCCCAGGTGAGCGTCTTCGCTGCGATCCTCCGCGTCGCGGAGAGCAGGGTCGCGGAGGATTTCCTCTCCATCTACCTCTCCCCCGAGTGCCGCGCAGCCCTCGTCGCGTACCCAGAAATCAAGAGCTGGCTCGACGGGTGACCGGCTCCCTCCGCGCACTCTCCGACACGAGCAAGACAAGCCCCGCCGGGATCAACACCCCGAGGCAAACCCCCTGCGCCGCCGTGAGCCCGAGCCACCTCGGATCCGGCCCGCGGCCGAAGTCCTCGGCGCGCAGGAAATCCAGCCCGAAACGGAGCGCTCCGTACGCCAGCGCGAGCACACCCGTCACCACGCCCGGCCTCGCCGCGCGGCGCGACACGACGACCACGAGCCCGACGAGCAGCGGCGTCGCCATCCACTCGAGCAAGCCGAGATCGAAGCGCGCGCCGCCCGGGTATCGCACGGCGAAAAAGGACGTGGAGAGCCGGCCGGGATGATCGTGCGCGAACGCGCAGGCCGCGCGGGCGAAGAACCACCCAAACGGAAAGGCGAACGCGATCGCGTCGGACGCGCCGAGCACGGGCATGCGGAGCGCCCGCGCGAGCAGCACGAGGCCCACGAGCCCGCCGAGGCAACCACCCGCCGACGAGAGCGTCCCGCCCCCACCCACGAGCCGACCCACGCCGTACGCGCCGACGATCGCAGCGATCACCGTGCCGATCGCCAGCGCCTCGATCGCCCCCTTCGAGCCGAGCCCGAGCAGGCGGGCGCGACGCACCATCACGAGGTGGTTCACGATCACCGAGAGCGTGAGCAGGAGACCAAATGCTTGGAGCCCAAACGGAAGTGTCGGAAACGTGAACCAAGGAATCACGAGGACCTGCTACGATGCCACGGGATGCAGGGCGCCGGCACGACCTCGCGACCGTCGTCGCTCTCGCGCGGGGTGCTCGCCTTCGCCGTCGCGTGCGCGCTGCTCGCCCTCCTGCGCTTCGAAGGTTCGGCCCTCGGCGGCGCGCTCGTCCGACCGCTCGGGACGCTCCTCGACCCGCGGATCCAGCGGCAAGCCGGCTGGGTCCTGGCCCACGTGATCCTCCTGCTCGTCTTCCCCCTCGTCCTCGCCCGGCTCGGGCTCGGGCAGCGGCCCGCGGACCTCGGGCTCGGGATCGGCGAGCTGCGGCGCTGGGCGGCGCCCACGCTCGCGCTCTTGCCCCTCGTGGTGATCGGCGCCGCCGTCCTCTCCCGCGCGCCCGGGGTCGCCGCGCACTACAGGACCCACACCGCGGGGATCTCCGGGGT is from Polyangium spumosum and encodes:
- a CDS encoding glutathione S-transferase N-terminal domain-containing protein, with product MHRTLDVVTSLAASVARLGGGLRSGHRGERPDKLLELYEFEACPYCRKVREALSILDLEAIIYPCPRGGSRFRKVVEARGGKLLFPYLVDPNTDVAMYESNDIVAYLFRVYGDGEVPLHLRLGPLTNATAMMASALRPGFGAFARPSRAPEQPLELWSFEASPFCRIVREVLSSLEIPYRLHNVAKGSPSRQAFLARSGKMQVPFLHDPNTGADMFESADIADYLRRTYEIR
- a CDS encoding prolyl oligopeptidase family serine peptidase; its protein translation is MRPLERPASRWLLPLLLVAMACSGTNPPPPLSPPADPHPSEASSAPASAPARREPPVPTRREDVVETLHGEEIHDPYRWLEDGESAEVKAWQAAQNERTGKALSALPGRAALTRRIESLLRIGHVGSPAVYGAKKGKGRYFSTRQAPSEDQPVLYVRDGVTGADHKLVDPNTLGKDGLVSLDFWAPSWDGKKLAYGISSGGDEQSTLHVMDVETGKDLPETEVIPRARYASVAWLPDGKSFYYTRFPQKGDVPDGEEHYHRKVYLHRIGEPWAKDALVFGEGRAMTDSPSVSISPNGRWLVASVHMGWSRVEAYLLDHKAGPKAKFVPLVVPKENAIYDVDVYDDFLLVRTNDGAPTYELYRVDPQKPAREHWKKILPATSDVLQTATSIGGQIFATYIVDARSVVRRFSATGEPKGEIPLPTMGTTGGVSGAWDGHEAFVGFTSFAVPGTILRFDLATEKVNTWAEIQPPVDASEFVVTQEKARSKDGTMVPYFLVHKKGVARDGKAPAVLTGYGGFNIAQMPAFAGSRYVMLEQGGVLAVANLRGGGEYGEAWHRAGMLGAKQNVFDDLYAVAEKLVADGVTSSERMAVMGGSNGGLLVGAAITQRPELFRAAVCAVPLLDMLRYHKFLIAKLWIPEYGSSEDPAQFEWLRAYSPYHNVKPGAAYPAVLFATAEGDSRVDPLHARKMAALLQAEAGGDKPILLRVEGKAGHGAGKPISKKIEEATDVYSFLFWQLGMRPPG
- a CDS encoding serine/threonine-protein kinase; the protein is MKAGTRIGGKYRLVRPLGEGGMGVVWAAQNELTEREVALKLIRGADTSEDARLRLLREARACGRIVHRNVVEIYDVGQTDAGDPFLVMEMLSGETVAEKLTRERKIAPAVALRIAAETARGLKAAHAARVMHRDLKPSNLFLHEEPGAEAPVLKILDFGVSKTLQQGSDFTATGKTMGSPAYMSPEQVRGLKTVDHRTDLWSVGVVLAEMLSGRRVFQGLTPYGAAAEVLSGRIRGLADLMPDADPKIAAVVDRCLQRDVDKRFATADALLEALTPLLGDDRPGLPPAAAIKAKPASIAPAPPPLPVITSTDGGADLDEATPTDFAPPPMIDDSSAYAVPLDMRDTVRPAPLSMPPSGAHGLPVLGRDSAPPDDADLTRADPLPAGLAAAADEASPPPSSVASQVVLWDDYLRKKAESPDASLATESSERDAAASIEAASRDRRAVYAALGFVVVALVAFATVMLVR
- a CDS encoding AAA family ATPase, with translation MYIRKILIENIRCFDRVELDLTRPDGSLAGWTVLAGRNGTGKSTLLKAIALAVAGPDVARSLQKSFVDWVRTSQRKAQITTELECSVGDWIGDDEAYRDERTHFWTGLSWEMSSGDGEPFLWTPQDVVLLVPSLSEYPPEPHRYRGPWDNNPSGWFIAAYGPLRRLGFRDDYKQPGPQMQAGLASLFDEDVTLAESIHWLKDIHAIRLDLQDRASRTSEAEAKTLLDDARKHALVYENVLSLLDDGLLPPGSSVISLDMQRGLLVKRDGVTLTLRSLSDGYRAAIALVFDIVRQMYRRFGERLDISRREVDGKHVVQVAHQGIVLIDEVDAHLHVSWQQRIGFWLKEHFPNVQFIVTTHSPFVCQAADPKGLIRLPVPGSGERVEHVSEDLYNTVVYGDVDDAVMTALFGLERAHSDEAEALRSRVAKLQAKMMRGHATPDEKEEMYRLSALLPKTGSFLVQQTLRKLGESG
- a CDS encoding HNH endonuclease, with protein sequence MRKLRREPLSEHATRILWKQTVKIVEAGRSAPSRSKLAKARKDEARRLWRQKAGATFNEIRAALKEMAPGVERCMYCESNEGTDIEHFWPQKQAPCRAFDWSNLLLACSACNSNHKRDRFPRKHGQPLLINPTEDDPLDHLVLTPIGKFVPLTDKGENSIPVFGLDRGPLERSRVIAWAAVDGLIVRYANACKRGDFASALETQRALCEYPQVSVFAAILRVAESRVAEDFLSIYLSPECRAALVAYPEIKSWLDG
- a CDS encoding prolipoprotein diacylglyceryl transferase family protein, producing MIPWFTFPTLPFGLQAFGLLLTLSVIVNHLVMVRRARLLGLGSKGAIEALAIGTVIAAIVGAYGVGRLVGGGGTLSSAGGCLGGLVGLVLLARALRMPVLGASDAIAFAFPFGWFFARAACAFAHDHPGRLSTSFFAVRYPGGARFDLGLLEWMATPLLVGLVVVVSRRAARPGVVTGVLALAYGALRFGLDFLRAEDFGRGPDPRWLGLTAAQGVCLGVLIPAGLVLLVSESARREPVTRRASS
- a CDS encoding CPBP family intramembrane glutamic endopeptidase, producing MQGAGTTSRPSSLSRGVLAFAVACALLALLRFEGSALGGALVRPLGTLLDPRIQRQAGWVLAHVILLLVFPLVLARLGLGQRPADLGLGIGELRRWAAPTLALLPLVVIGAAVLSRAPGVAAHYRTHTAGISGVFGWIGWIGMWGAAFFAWEFFFRGLLVVGLARDLGGPAAVVLHLVPFTLVHVGKPALEVLLTLPGGLLFGALALRSRSMLGPFLLHWTLGASLDLFVARSVSALPSPPHGS